The DNA region aatctcggctcactgcaacctccatctcctgggttcaggcaactctcctgcctcagcctcctgattagctgggattacaggcgtgagccaccacgccctccCGGAAACTAATCTCTTAACTGTTCTTTCTTCTGGAGAGAAACTATGACCTTGGAACTAATTTTTGCAAATTAATTGAGCCCACTCCTCtaacaaaaaaaagtatgtacATTCAAAAGATAAGGTTTCAAATTATTATTCTAGTTAGAATAGGTTCCTcctaagaagaaaagcagaaccTTACTTAAGATGTAAAACTTCTAATGGTAATGGgtataaaaatcaattttctggGAAACTTCTGCTTAAAAGTACATAGATATATGTGAACGTGCATtttaatgtctcaaaaaaagtgaaaactatAAGCTTCACTGTTTCCAGGATGATCTACAGCTCTTATAGATGTGAGCTAACAGAAGGCAACTGAAAAGGTTCTCCAATGACTTTTCTACCTCAGATATGACACTTTAATGTCCTTCCTATAGAGGAGCCAGCCCAGATGGTGTGAGGCTGCTGAAGAGCAACAGTTCCCATAGATCCTCAAGTGCCCAGTCTTTAGGAGAAAAATACTGCACAGAGGTCACTTTGCACTGCTTTCTAACCTACCACTCTCCTGTATATATTGAGATATGGGAAACTGCTTAACTGTTTtgggagtttttaaatttttaaaaatatatatttatgttcaaTAGGTAGCTATCGAATAGGGGatatagtttgttaaaaaaaaaaatcataggcaAGTTAGCAAAGTCCCAGCAACAACCCTTCGGAATGGTAAAGGAAAGCATCTCATGCCTGCTAGAAATCTTCAGTACACTTGGGTAGAATCATCAATGCTGTCCTTAGGGACCTAAAACCTGTCCCGCCATTTAAAAACATGTTGCACTGGCTCCTACTTGTGTAAACATCCCCATATGATTCTTTATCCTTGTCCATTAAGGGAGAAAAAGGATCTAGACATACAGTGCTGGGTTTAAAGTAGAGGTTGAGCTGAAGATATACATTTTGGCATTTAATGCACATTTGGCATTTCAAGCAAGGGTATCACTTAGGAAAAATATGAGGGCTAAAGAGATGAGTGGGCACAGGGCTGGGCTCTGAGATGCTCCTACATCTAATAAGGCAATGGATGTCTACAGGAATTCCTGTGGGGTAGGAGAAAATCCAGGAGACTATGGCATCAGAAAAGTCATGATAATAACCTGTGGTCATTTATGCCCAGTGCCACTAAAAGGATCAAATAACATGAAAAAACACGGCAATTGTATTAGGCAGCAAAAAAAAGGTGTCTGAGAAAAATCAGTGTCATCAGAGTCATAGAGAGAGAAATCAAACTGGAATTCGATAAAAACTGGAgatgaagaaatgtaaaatagcaTTTACTTAaatgtttcttaaagaaaaggagCAGAGAAATGAAGTAGTATCTGGAGGTGGACACTGCACAAGTGGGAGGTTTTGATTCTGAAGATGACAGCTCCTCACTGAATGCAGTGACCCTGATTCTCTGCTATATCCCCAGGGCCTGGAACGATACCTGACACACAGTAAATGAATAATGAATGGAAGGTACAGAGGCAAGTGTGTAGTCTAACTGATTAGTCATGAAGAGAGAAATGGCTAATTGAAAGGACAAAGTCTCTGGTAAGACTTCCCAGAGAAGAGCACACCTAAATGGAGATTTGGAAGATGAGAAGGCATCATCTGGAAACAACAAAGGGAGCTGGAATAGTGTTCCAGGCTAAGTGAATGTCACTTGCAAAAGCACAGAGTCAAAACAGAGCATAGTACATTTGAGCAACTAAAAGAAGATGGGGATGCCTCCAGTATACACTTTGTGGGGGTGAGAGAGGGGCTAGTATATGGCAAAAGATGAGTCTAAAGAGGTTATCAAGGTTCAGATTATGCAGGGCCTGATAATGGGAATCCTTTGAAGAATTTTTGGCAGTAGAGTAAAATgatcagattttcattttaaataactataCTTTCAATGtggagaagaaatagaaaagcattaCCAAAAACAGACAGCTAAAGGCTATTACAGTAACCTAGTAACAAAGGCCTGATACTGTGCAGTTACAATGGGGatggaaagaaacagacaaacacaAGAGAAAGTTAAGATGCAGACAAAACTGGAATTAGGGTGTAAGTAAAGGCAGGAAAGCTTCTGCGAAAAAGAGACATGAATGATACTTTCAACAATGGAGATGAAGAAATTATGATTTGGCCACCTATTATCTAAGTCGTTCCTTATATGCTACCAACATGCAAATGACattctaaaaccataaaaagatCAAGAAAAGTAGTGGGTGAAGATAAGCTAGATTTGAAATACTTCCCTTCTGAACAATAGCTTCAGAAGCTGGATTCATTCAATTAAACCTTCAGTATTCAAATATTATTACTAAAAGTGAATGGAATAGAGAGAGTAAGGACAGCTTTAGGAACAGTTACTAAGTACCCCTAACTTACCACAAGAAAATTTGGCCTTGAAATTCAAGTTAGGGGAAAGCAAAAAGTTCCTCTAAATTAAATTTccttccaaaaataataaaataatctgcaAACCAGCATCTGAGAGGGAAAATTCATTTTGTAGTTAGCTGGAAAATGAATGcctaaagaaaaattacatgaatCTTAGATGCGTCTACATGTGAAATACTGCCTTTCATAATCAGCAAATataaaaactgaagcacagaataCTCTTGGGGACTCATCTTCcactattttcttgtttttcaaagATCCTAAgtaataaaatgataaacataAGTTACATACTTCATAGAGAcaatagattaaaatatatattatactttcCTAGCAGTTTAAGAATTATCTTACAAAGATCTAGTTTTAACTCATTTTAATACTCACAATAAAACTGATGAAAGTGTTCCATTGTTGGTATACCAGGAACAAAGTTATAGAGATGAAACTTCAAAGCTTCACTCTTCAATAAGCTATAAGCCATCTCTGTAAGATTGATTCCAACTATTGCATAAGAATACCTATGTCGGAAACATTACCAGTTACACCATCTAGCCGAATAactcattaaataaatttaaaattatgcaaGGTATTAGTAGAAATTGATTTTGTTTCAGGTTTAACACAGTATTGATTTTATGATAATCTCTACATAGTCAGAAAAATATACTAGAAAGAATttaacttttttgctttttaaagcctGTTGATTTTTCTGGATATaacctaagaaataaaaataatgctgtgTTCACATGATATCTAAAACtaaaattcttaaataaaaaaggGGCAGGGGAGACTACATACTCCAAATCTCATTGATTTCTAAAATATACTGGACAATctgatattttcttctctattatcATGGTATTTTTATGATCTAACATTCTTACTATGCTTTTTCAAAGATTAGATACCATCAGACTACTTAAAAAATAACGATAAGGCTAATAAAACCACATCAATTTGCATTTCACCTTACAATTTTCAAAGCTATTTCCCCATTTTCCTACTCCTTTTCCAAGCTATTTCCTCTTCCTATCTTCAAACCtagttctcaaaaatattttataagggcCCTTATCTCCACTGTATGTATATCTTGTGataaaaatatactgaaatacATACAAAATTGGTTTACAATcacatttttccttaaaaaataatgtatcatgtaatatcctttataaagttattaaaataccTCATTTTACGAAACACCTTGATATATCTTCAAATTCATTAAATCATCTAATCATTGTAAATGCAAGAGATTATGGGTTCTTTAATATACTCAGCTTACCCTAATTTTGGATGATTTGAACGGGAAAGAATCTGATGAGCTTCACTAGTGTAATTTTCACTGAAATACctaaaaagttttaagaaaaagaatcaaactaATATACACCATTCAAATGTATGATATCTAGAACCAATTTTAAAATCTACTGTCAAAACCATAGTCCCAGTGCTGCCGTGACCATCCTGGTGTCTATCTCAAATCACTTCAGTGATTCACAAATGCTTCTGAATCAAAACTTCCCAAACTATCAGGCCTATCTCGTAAAGAATACAGGTCATTGACAAGATTGTACAGTATTTTAACAAATAGGTAATATAAAAAGagactaccttaaaaaaaaaaaaaaactagagtcctttttgtttctttgcttgttcTCTTTCTATAAAAGAGTCAATATGTACCTGTTAGGACACTCTTCCTTTTGCTTAGGGTTCATTTCTTCTTCAATTTAAGACTGTATTGTTTAGTGCCATTTTCAGTGCAATCAGAAGGGAGTAAACAATCTTTTTGCAATGAGAATCCCCTTCATCAATCATATAACTAAAATACTAACTATAAACATAAGTATTAGTAGTACGAGAGAGATGTATATGAAACTATCTATTTTTAGGCACATACATCCTTTTGGCCTATAACAAATCTGTTTAATCTTTGGATCACCTCAGAAtgacaaaaacacacaaacaatgaTTGACTAGATGCTCACATGaggataaaaagaataaaaaataaatttccatgatttatttacattttagaggACATAACCCTTGAAATTTTCATAAAGCATAGAAAATTCTAATTAACACTTccctctttattcttttatagcatattaacagacacttccaTATTTCTTCAGTCTAATTTTCAACCCATTACACCAGGGGCTAACTTAGAAGTCCGTCAATCAATGATAATTTATGAATGAAGGGGAATCCAGAAACCATCTTACATTATGCACAACTTTTTCTGTGTATACATTTTCTGAGAGAGCATATACAAAGCTTTCCTCAGATTCTCTATGGGATTGGTAAAcatgaaaacagtttaaaaagtcTTGCTGAATGCAGTGCTTTCCTAAGTACTCTAATTTTCCTACTCTATCCCTAGTTGACTCTAAAATGCCTTTAGTTaactatttatatttcatttttgtaataatttagcATTACAACAGTCAAACTactcttaaaatattcaatatgtaagatagaataatttttaatttccttactGAATTTAGTTAACCTCTACCTTAACAGTATCAAATGGTAaaaaatatacatctatatacaATAAGAAAAACCATGAATATCAACTTAATTTAGCCAATTTCAGGATTTTTTCACAGTAAGAATTATCCAAATTTTAATAGGCTAGCCTTCCCATTCTAGACATTTTATAGCCTATAAATCACAATTTCGTGAACAGACCCAAACACTACAATTTGTACATTTGCATATCATTATAGGAGGAAATTAATCTTCCAGGTTATCTTCTAGAATAGTTTTGGCTATCAATTGTGATTTGAGTTACATATTTGGGGATTTCATACATGTAGCTAATCGTAAGTATTAAAGAAGATAAAGGAGAGAAAGTTCATAGGGTAGTCTATACATATAAAGTCAGGAATGTAGGTAGATCAGTTGTCACAGGTGGTTAAGAACATACATGAAGAGACTTTATTATCGCCTTACCTGGTTATATTTCCCAAAACAGAATCACAGAgcccagagagaaaaagaaagcagataaAGGCAGTAGGAGTATACATAATTCTTTAAAAGGTATCAGAATGGagatcagaaagaaaaaggagaggaaagcaTTGATAAGTAAAGAAATCACACAACAAGTATATTTCcaccaatgtcttttttttttttttaagacagggtcttgctttgacAGCCATGCTgcagtatagtggcacaatcatgactcactgtaaccCTGAATTCCTGAGTGTgggcaatccttctgcctcagcctcccaagaagctggattacaggcaaaggccaccacacctggctaattatttttgtagagaaagggtctcactatattgctcaggctggtcttgaacttctggcctcaagtgatcctctggcctcagcctcacaaagtgctgggattacatttagggaagaaaggaaagtctACTTTCACTTACACAAGATTTATTAATCCAAGTATGCCCATGCCTCTGAAGTCTGTCTTGGGATCATCACCCTGGAAACCAATTTCAGCCCACTGCTTGGAGATTCTAGCCTTTAACTTGTTCGTGGGCATTAGAAGATTCCAAAGCTGTACAAACATATTTCCATTATTAAGACATTTTCCTTCTCATAGCGTATAACTAGTAATTTAATGCTATCAAATAACTTCCATAAATAAATCATAGGTTAAACAAAGACTCTATCTAGAACATTTTTCAATTATCTTAAAACATGCAGCACAGTTATTCCAATTAATAAGACTGGTATAAACAATAgattttgaaaagataacaaaTAATTCACAAAAATCTAAAACAATGACATGTCTATTTACTAATTAATACAGATATGCCCGGAACTGGTAAACTGCTTGCTTGAGAAAAACATGGTATTTTAGTAACTTAGCCTTGCTTCAGATACTGTATAAATAGGCTCTATTGTAATGGGTGGGTTATTAGTCCCTAATCAGAATGATAATAGGTCTAAGATGGAAGGGCATGAAGAAATGATAGCATTCCAACTTGTTTTACAAGtttccagtttaaaaaaatataatttggttttaaataaatatctttaaggATGAGGATTTGAGAATAGCTATCAAATATTACACACCAACAAACTAATCAATGCAAATAAAGAAGACTTATTGTCTAAATTCAATATCACAAGCCATCAAATGAAAGAAACTTATAGAAGTTGACTAAAAATGGTTTGTGAAAACTTGCAAAACAGAAATACttgcattttttcccatttcatgACCATTTCAGGCATTGTTGAATAAAGACCCCTAATGAAAGGAGTATTCTGttacctaaaataaaatgaagacttgTGACCTTGCCTTAAAACAGGGTCAGGATTCTGGGTCTGAAGCAAATCCAATCATTAGATTAGATTTACTTGGTCACCACTTTTATTACCAACACATGTGACTTGCTTCCATTAGCCTCTCTCCATGAATTCTGCAAGGAGTTTGATTATGCCACTGATAAGGCCTCAGTGATGTGGTGAGAGCCACACTGTAGAATCACTAGTATTGAAAATTTAATATGCATGAATATTGAATTTTTGGGTTCCATTCCTGGAGATTCTAATTTTGTAAGCATAAAGTGACACTTTGGAATCTACATATTAAACACTAGTTAACTCCAGTAAAAATGGTCCCTGGACTACACCTAAAGAAGACATTACATACACCCATAGCTCTTTACCCAGTAAGACTGCTGAGTATGTGTAGTGTAGAACTGAATTTCACCATGAAGCACCAAGGTAAAATTCCCTAGACTAGAAGGTTAAGGACTCGCACTTTTTCCCAAAAAAGGAAAGGTATTGTGTAGCAAGGGCCTAACATTAAGGGAAAAACGATGACAATGGGGACAGAAATAGTTAATCCTCAGTGCCAGGTActattttaaacactttaaatataaaaactcaaTCCATATGATAACCCTTTGAGATACATATTTGTATTGTCctcatttaacaaaatatacttttctccccccccaaaaaaaggttTTATTGTTTGTAAACTTGTGTCTCTTACTGTTACTTAGACAGTATCAAAGTTTCTTGCCATAGTACTTTTTGTTATAACAAACTCCTAATTCTAAATGCAGTGTGctattttctttaaccattttaaaataaaattggaatagGTGTAGAGGATGGGCAGGAGATTCATGTCTGTTCCAGGCCCTACCATTCTAGTACTAACAGAAATCGCTTCATCTCCCTGGTCTTTAGAGTCTTCATCCCTCAAATGAAGGGACTAATCTAGATGATCTGTAAAGCTTACTCTAGGTCTATTACTCTTTAATTTTGGCACCTCGTTGGCCTTATGCATTTATactttagaaaaaatagaaaaattctaagtaaataatttttactttcttaaagtTTAAATCTACTGTGGCATTACTTGGCAATTAACATTCCAAAAGTCCCAAAAATTTGGACGTAATAATCTGAAAAGGGATATACACATTTGCAATTTGTAAGTAGCTGAAAATGCCTAATTTATATgagcaatttttataaaaagtaggaGAAAAATCTGAAACTTGTGGACATGTACTTTTTGGTTGAAAAGATCTCTCTTTATAGATTTTTATCtcagaatttaaaacattaagaTACAATTTATGATCATActtattcatataaatatatattcattatatatttataataatgcttatcagaaaattatagaaatagcTAACTAAATATCTTTCCATATCAATGAAACCCAGTGTAATAAAATTCTCTAAGGGCAAAGAAACTATATAAGCCTAGTTATATAAGCCTCTAGAATTTGCACAGAGACTTTACTTAGCTAAAGCCTGATATATTTTTCTAGTGTTCAACAATTCcacataaagaaaacagaaatttaccTTCATGAGTAGCTCTTCATGTTGTAGGTTGTCAGAATCATATGGCCTTTTCCTCACACTTTCTACATCCAAAAAGAGCTGTTTATAACCAGTTATCTGCAGTAAGCACATCTTCATGcagattttaaaactaaaaatgataaaattagttttaaaaagcatACCTTCTTATCACAATAATGTCTTTCATAGATTGTGGTTTGTATGTCTATTTAGACATTTCCTGGCTTTCAGTTTAAAACAAGACCCACCAAAAGCCTCcttaaacacaaaatattatgCAAAGTATTGCATAGGATACAAGGCCCTAGAAAGAAGGCAAGACATGGTAGCAATGGCAAACTTCAAAACTGTAAGGATTTGTGAAGGAT from Callithrix jacchus isolate 240 chromosome 3, calJac240_pri, whole genome shotgun sequence includes:
- the ELMOD2 gene encoding ELMO domain-containing protein 2 gives rise to the protein MFVSLWEFFYGHFFRFWMKWLLRQMTGKCELQRIFDTYVGAQRTHRIENSLTYSKNKILQKATCVVQNEVDKCVEDIMKEKNINPEKDASFKICMKMCLLQITGYKQLFLDVESVRKRPYDSDNLQHEELLMKLWNLLMPTNKLKARISKQWAEIGFQGDDPKTDFRGMGILGLINLVYFSENYTSEAHQILSRSNHPKLGYSYAIVGINLTEMAYSLLKSEALKFHLYNFVPGIPTMEHFHQFYCYLVYEFDKFWFEEEPESIMYFNLYREKFHEKIKGLLLDCNVALTLKV